Proteins encoded within one genomic window of Companilactobacillus sp.:
- a CDS encoding LemA family protein codes for MIALIIIVILVLLVVAYVAMYNGLVKYRNRAQEFSSQIDVQLKRRTDLIPNLVETVKGYATHEQETLTKVVQSRNQLVAADSASDKAQADNALTGALRQVFALSESYPNLKADTEFQKLMEELSNTENKVSYARQAYNSQVQQYDTAIETFPRNIIAGIHHFQNIDFISIPEADKEVPKVKF; via the coding sequence ATGATCGCATTAATTATCATTGTTATTTTAGTATTACTAGTTGTAGCTTATGTTGCAATGTACAACGGTTTGGTTAAATATCGTAACCGTGCTCAAGAATTTAGTTCTCAAATTGACGTGCAATTAAAACGTCGGACAGACTTGATCCCAAACTTGGTCGAAACTGTTAAGGGATATGCTACCCACGAACAAGAAACTTTGACCAAGGTTGTCCAATCACGAAATCAATTGGTCGCAGCTGACTCAGCCTCTGACAAAGCTCAAGCCGATAACGCCTTAACGGGTGCCTTGAGACAAGTATTTGCTTTGTCAGAAAGTTATCCTAATTTAAAAGCTGATACTGAGTTCCAAAAATTAATGGAAGAACTTTCAAATACAGAAAACAAAGTTTCATATGCCCGTCAAGCTTACAATAGTCAAGTTCAACAATATGACACAGCTATTGAGACGTTCCCACGTAATATTATCGCTGGGATCCACCATTTCCAAAACATCGACTTTATTTCTATTCCTGAAGCCGATAAAGAAGTACCAAAGGTTAAATTTTAA
- the htpX gene encoding zinc metalloprotease HtpX, producing the protein MLYQQIDSNKRKTYLIFVIFFLILAALGSFIGYFFIDNIWYGIAFSLIIALVYALITYFQSTSIVMSMNNAKKVNSEQEAPELWHIIEDMSMVAQIPFPEIYIIEDPSPNAFATGRDPQHAAVAVTRGLYDMMNREELEGVMAHEISHVKNFDIRVSTISVALSSAIILICSLIGNAYRFVLPFGDDDDDRNGSWIAVRAVLWLVGLVFMILGPIIANLVQMAISRNREYLADVSGANLTQNPQGLIDALKKLQSYDQPMKNVDDASAALYFSDPKKKRSFADWFDTHPPLDKRIERLQKAFM; encoded by the coding sequence ATGCTCTACCAGCAAATTGATAGTAATAAAAGAAAAACTTACTTAATATTTGTAATTTTCTTCTTGATCTTGGCTGCATTAGGCAGTTTTATCGGCTATTTTTTCATTGACAATATTTGGTATGGAATTGCTTTTTCACTAATAATCGCACTGGTTTATGCATTGATCACGTATTTCCAATCGACCAGTATTGTTATGTCGATGAACAATGCCAAGAAGGTCAATTCTGAACAAGAGGCTCCGGAGCTGTGGCATATTATCGAAGATATGTCGATGGTGGCACAGATACCTTTTCCTGAGATCTACATCATTGAAGACCCTAGTCCTAACGCTTTTGCCACTGGACGAGATCCACAACACGCCGCAGTTGCAGTAACTAGAGGTCTTTATGACATGATGAATCGTGAAGAACTTGAAGGTGTCATGGCCCATGAGATATCCCATGTTAAAAATTTTGATATTCGAGTTTCCACAATATCGGTCGCCTTATCTTCTGCCATCATCTTGATTTGTAGTTTGATCGGTAATGCCTATCGTTTCGTTCTTCCATTTGGAGACGATGACGACGACCGCAATGGCAGCTGGATTGCTGTCAGAGCTGTGCTATGGCTGGTCGGTCTGGTGTTTATGATCCTTGGACCAATTATTGCCAACTTAGTTCAGATGGCAATTTCTCGAAATCGAGAATATTTGGCCGACGTTTCAGGAGCTAATCTAACTCAGAATCCACAAGGTTTGATTGACGCACTCAAAAAGTTGCAGAGTTACGATCAACCAATGAAAAATGTTGACGATGCCAGTGCTGCACTATACTTTTCTGATCCTAAGAAAAAACGTAGCTTTGCTGACTGGTTCGACACGCATCCACCTTTAGATAAAAGAATTGAAAGATTACAAAAAGCATTTATGTAA